From one Prochlorococcus marinus str. MIT 0912 genomic stretch:
- the nuoK gene encoding NADH-quinone oxidoreductase subunit NuoK has protein sequence MLENSIVPVPLEAYLIVAAFLFCTGVWGLINSRNAVRVLMSIELMLNAVNINLMSFSSYIDGSIIRGQVFSIFVITVAAAEAAVGLAILLSLYRNRVTIDMESFNLLKW, from the coding sequence TTGTTCCAGTACCTCTTGAAGCTTATCTTATAGTTGCTGCATTTCTTTTCTGTACAGGAGTCTGGGGATTAATAAATAGTAGAAACGCTGTACGAGTTTTAATGAGTATTGAATTGATGTTAAATGCAGTAAATATAAATCTTATGAGTTTTTCATCCTATATAGATGGATCAATAATTAGAGGACAAGTATTTTCAATTTTTGTTATTACAGTAGCAGCTGCCGAGGCAGCTGTTGGACTTGCAATACTACTTTCATTGTATAGAAATAGAGTTACAATTGATATGGAAAGTTTTAATCTACTCAAATGGTAG